The nucleotide window GCTGCGTTCCCATGCCTCCTACGGCATCCTCACGGAGCGTTCCACAGGCAAGGACTCCACCACCGGCCACTGGGAGCTCATGGGAGCCGTCCTCACCAGACCCTTCGCCACTTTTCCCCAATTCCCGCAGGATCTGGTGAGGGAGATCGAGCAACGCGGCGGAGCGAAATTCATCGGCAACGTGGCCGCCTCCGGCACCGAAATTCTCAAGTCGCTGGGCGGAGAACACGTCTCCACCGGCAAGCCGATCCTCTACACCAGTGCCGACAGCGTGCTCCAGATTGCCGCGCATGAGGATCCCACGATCTTCGGCTTGGAACGGCTGCTCTCCCTCTGCCGCGTGGCCCGGGAGGTGCTGGACGAGCGCGGCGTGCGCGTCGGCCGGGTGATCGCACGTCCCTTCCTCGGAGATTCTCCCGCCACCTTCCACCGCACCGCAAACCGGCACGACTACTCGCTGCAACCACCTGTCACCACGCTGAACCGGCTGCAAAACGTCGGTGTCCAGACGATCGGCATCGGCAAAATCGAAGACCTTTTCGCCGGTGCCGGGCTGGATGTTTCCCGGCCCACCGTCTCGAATGCGGACGGAATGACCACCATCGCCCGGCTGTGGGCGGAGCAGCGGGACCAACCGCATTTCATTTTTGCCAACCTGATCGACTTCGACAGCGTCTACGGCCACCGCCGTGATCCGGAAGGTTATGCGCGGGCGCTGCGGGAGTTCGATGACTGGCTCGGCCAGTTCATCGGCCATGTCGGTCCGAACGACCTGCTCATCGTCACCGGTGATCATGGCAACGACCCCTACCACCGGGGTACCGACCATACCCGCGAGCAAGTACCCCTCATGGTCTTGAACGGTGAAGCCCCGGCCGACGGCACCTTCAAAGACGTGGCCACCCTGGTGGAACGGCACCTCTTCCCGGTACCACCGGAATACTTCCAAACCGTGTTCCGGGCAGAGGCACCAGTCGGCGGCTGGCCCGATACCTTCGCGGTGGTCACCGCCTTCAACCCACGCCGGAATCCGCAGGCCTCCGCCGAGGAGAACGCTCACGCGGATCTGGAACTGCACCGCGAGCTATCCGCCCGCGGATTGCAGCCCTTCCGGGTCACGGGCGCCTCACCAGACCTGCTGCATCAAGAGCCGGGCTGGGGTTTCGACACAGCCGGTCTGGCAATGGCGGCTGAATTCGCGGCACGATTCGACCAAGTCGCGTTCTTCCACATCGATCACGGCGGGATCTTCATCCATCCGGATGGATCGGGCACCCGCTGGCCTGCAGGTACATGGCAAGCCCGGCTGGTTTGAAAAACCACCGGGCTGCGAAATCGGACGGGCCGGACGGGCCCGGTCTTCAGGCCACGGATAGACGGTAGGAGAAATCCTTCCGCTGGAAGTCGGTCGGCGAGACTTCGTAAAACTGCTGGAACTCGCGGGCGAAAATCTTCGGAGACGCGAATCCGAGGTCGATGGAAACCTCTTTCACGGAATGGCCTTCACGAAGCAGGTTGCGCGCGGCAACCATGCGCTCGCGGCGCAGCCAATCCTTTGGCGTGATTCCGAGGCCTTCCTCGAAAACACGGCGCAGGTGGCGCTCGGAAATTCCGACGACCTGACACATCCGGTCAACCCGGTAGCAGGTGGTACGGGCGACCGATGCCAAGGACAAAGGCATGGGTTCTCGCGCGCATAGCACGAGGATCTGGCCGTTGCGATGAACGACCTCGACGTCACGACGTTTCACGGTTGGGGACAAGGGCTGGTTGTGAACAGGACATTGGGTGTATACCTTTAGGAACCCGAACTGTCAAATTTACAAAAAAAGGCCTGCGGTCATTTTCCTCTTTGCCGCTCCCGTGCATATTGCCCTTTCGCGGGATGCAAAAAGGGCGGCAGTGCCATCGCACTGCCGCCCATGAGCCGTTCCGGCAATGACCGGAAAATCAGATCAGGCCAAGCGCGGACGAGATGAGGAGGTCGTCATCGAACAACCAACGGGCGGTTTCCGTGCCAGCGGCGCCAGTGGGCTTGGCGGGAGCGGTGCCCACGTCAAGGGTAAGGCCCGCCCCCCGGACGCGGCGGACGCTGCCACCGGCATCGTAGATGGACATCAGCGCGGCGAGCGTCTTCACGGACGCCTTGGTGGCGGCGGAATCATCGCTGCGGCCCAGCAGAACGTCAATCAGTCCCGGGGTCGGGTCGGTATCGGAGGAAAGGCGGCTGCCCTCCCCTCCTCCGGCCACACTGATTCTGGCCCCGGCGGTTTCGAGCGCGGCGGCGAGAGCCTCGGTGCGCGATGAGAGGCCATCGACCTTCAGCGCGGCGGGAAGTTCGTTTTCCAGGGCGGATGCCAGTTCCACCTGGCGATCATGCAGCTTGGCCCAATCCGGCGAACGCAGCCCGGCGTCACCACCCGAATCCCCACGGCCCGAAACCCCGATCTTGATGAAGGAGGCGACCGCCTCCCCCGCACGGTGCACCTTGATGCCGGCACAGACAGGAGCCAGGGCGAAGGCGGCGAGACGACTGGACATGAGCACGTTGCCCATGGCCTGCATCTTCGCGGACAAGAGAGCATCACGCTCGCGCTTCACGGAGAAGAACTCCATCGCGCGGCGCAGGGTCACCTCAAGCTGGGGGATGTCCCAAGGCTTGGTGATGTAGCGGAAAATGCCGCCGTCGTTCACGGAGCCGATGGCGGCATCAATGTCCGAGAAGGCGGTGGAGAGGATTTTGATGATGTCCGGATAGTCTCCGGCGATCTTCGAGAGGAAGCCCACCCCCGTCTCGTTCGGCATCCGCTGGTCGGTGACGATGATGCCGATCTCGGACGCATGGCGGCGGAACACGTCAAGCGCCTCGATGCCATCCCCGGCCTCCAGGATGCGGAACTTGTCGCCAAAGAGGCGCCGGAAGTACTTCCGGGTCTTCTCTTCGTCATCGACGAAAAGAATGGCGTAACGCTGGTAGTCGTATTGCTCGGGGTCTGGCATGTCAGTCTGGGCTGGATTGAGAACTGGATGAGAGGGCTGCGACCGGCTTCTCCCCGGAGACGGGGAAAAGAAGGCGGAAGCGTGTGAACTCGCAGGGTCGGCTTTCCACTTCGACCTGGGCGCGGTGACGCTGGAGGATCTGATGGGTGATGCTGAGGCCGAGGCCCATCCCCTTCCCCACATCCTTGGATGTGAAGAACGGGTCGAAGATTTTCTGTACGTTTTCCGGCGGGATGCCAATACCGTTATCAAGGACGGTCACCATCCATGAATTGCCGGCGGACTCGATGGAGACGTCCAGCGCTCCGGCGACCTTGTCCGAGGGGTCCGCCTCATTGCGCATCCGGATGGCATCAATGCTGTTCTGGAACAGGTTGATGAAGACCTGGACGAGCTGGTTGGTATTGCCGCAGATCGGAGCCATCGTGGGCGCGTCCACCTTGAGAGTCACGTCGTGGCCCATCTGGTGGCTGACCATGCGGCGGGAACGCTCGACCACGTCCACAAGATCGGCATCGCCATCCACGCCGGGATCTTCACGGGTGAACTGGCGCAGGTCCGCGATGATCTGGGAAACGCGCTCCACGCCCTCGCGGATGTCTCCGACGATGTCCGCATAGTCCTCGCGATCATCCTCCGGCAGCGAGCGGGAGAATGTCTCCAACGCGTGGAGGCCGGCGCGGGAGTAGTTCAGCGGGTTGTTGATCTCATGGATCAGCCCCGCGCTCATGCGGCCGAGGGCGGAGAGCTTTTCGTTCCGGATCAGCAGCACCTCGTTCTCCTTGATCTGGTCGAGGGCGGCCTGGAGTTCGTGGTTGAGGTCCGACATCTCGCGGCGGATGCGCGCCATGGCGAGCTGGTTTTCCAAGCGCAGCGACAGCTCCGCGGTGGAGAAAGGCTTGGTCAGGAAGTCGCTGGCACCGGCCTCCAGCGCGGCGAGCTTGGTCTGTTCATCAGCGCGGGCGGTTAGAATGATGACCGAGACACCGCGGGTGGCATGGTGATCGCGGATGCCCTTGCAGACTTCCACGCCGTCCATCTCCGGCATCATGTGGTCGAGAAGGGCGAGCTGCGGCTGGTGCTGGCGCGCGAGTTGAAGGGCCTGTGCTCCATCGCCCGCCTCGATGACATCCACGTCATCCATCTGCATGCGCAGGAAGCGGCGGATGTCCGGCTCGTCATCCGCGATGAGGACGAGCGGGCGGACACCGGTGCGACGCCCGATCGACATCGGCTGCTTCGCGCCATAGCCATTGACCGGCGACTGGACCGGTGCGGCGCGTGAGGGTATGGAGAGCGCGGCCTTGCGGTGGAAATCGGCGATCACCCCGCCGTCCGACTCGACTTCCTCCTCCGGCTCGTCCGCCGCTTTGGCCGGGGCGGCCTGGACCGGAAAATGGACGCGGAAGGTGGTGCCGTGGCCCACCTGGCTTTCCACCTTCACCTCCCCTTCCATCGCCTCCGCCAGGCTGCGGACCAAGGCGAGACCGATGCCCGCACCCTGGAACTTGCGGGTCGAGGAAGTATCGACCTGCCAGAAGCGTTCGAAGATATGTTCCAGGACCTCCGGAGCAATCCCGACTCCGGTGTCCGCCACCGAGAGCTGGAGCATGCCGTCCGACACTTCCGTGATGACCTCGATGCTGCCGCCGGACGGGGTGAACTTGATGGCGTTCACCACCAGGTTGAGCACGATCTTGTCGAACTTGTCGCGGTCGACCATCCATGCATCGCCGCCGCGGACCTGCCAAACGAGGGCCACATGGTCCTGCTCCGCGAGGTGGCGGAGGGAACGCAGCATGCCATCCAGATGCGGCTGGAGGTCCGTGGCCTGGCGGACGACATCGGCGTGGCCGGTGTCGAAGCGGACGAGGTCGAGGAGGTCGTCGATGAGCTTGAGAAGGCGCAGGCCGTTGTGCCCGAGCAAGGTGGTCATTTCCGCACCGCGCGGATCGTTCTGCAGCGGCGGCAGTTTCGCCAGCCGCTCGGTGATGCCGAGCATCACGGTGAGAGGCGTGCGCAGTTCGTGGCTGATGTTTGCGAAGAAGCGGGTCTTGGCTTCGTCCAGTTCACTGAGCTGGCGGTTCTGGGACTCGAGCTGGGTTCGGGCTTCCTCCACCTCCTTGCGCAGCACGAACTCCCGGAAACGCAGCCGCTCATAGGCGTGGTTCCCCACCAGCACGAAGACCGCGGTGACGAAGAGGAAGTAGGAGTTGTTGAAAAGGATCCGGCCGTTCGCCTCGTGATTGTCCACCATGACCGCCACCGCGAAGAACACGAAGCACAACAGCACCATCACCAGGGTCCGCCGGAACGACCAGCGCAGCAGGATCGACAGCCCCAGCAGCACCAGATTCAAACCCGCGTAGTAGGGCGAATCACCACCACCGGTCAGTGCGATCATCGCGCAGATCGCCAAGGTCGGAAGACCGGGGATGGCTTGGGAAATCCAAGCCGGAGGGCGCTTCACCGCCGCGCGGGAAAGCAGGAAGAACACCACGCCCAGCAACAGCGAGCTGAATGCCCGCAGACCGAGGAATTTCCAAGCCAGTTCCGGATACACCACCCAGTCCAGGGAAGCTCCGGCGAGCATGAACAATCCGGCGAGCACGGCGGCGCGACGGTCGTTCGCCACGGCCACGTCGTATTCGTAGTCGCGGAACTGTTGTTCCAGCACGGCGGGATCCACCGCCTTCTGGCTCTGGACCGGATCAGCCATTTCCGACTTCGATATCCAGGAACAGGTTCACACCGGTGGCATCCGCGGTGATGGTGGTGGACTTGATCGGGACGTTGTCAGGCACCAGATCCTCCATCTCACTGTTGTCACGATAGATGAGATTCCATTCCATCAGATACTCCATCCAGGCTTTGCGCGGGTTGCTGGCCGCCACGTTGGTGACGATCACCCGGCCCCCCGGCTTTACCATGGTGGCGAACAACTCGACCAGCTTCTTGCACACGCGCTGGGAAAGATAATCGAAAAGACCGGCGCAATAGACCACGTCATAGCCCGTGAATTCCTCCTCACCTCCCTGCGAAGCGGCACGCAGCAACTGGTGGACCGACCGCTGGAAGTAACGGACCGCGGTTTCACGGCCACCGGCCATGCGCGCCTCCTGGATGCGCTCGCGGGTGTATTCCAGCGTTTCCGCGTTGAAGTCCAACAGGTCGATCTCGATCAGGTCGCTCTCGTCGTGTTCACGCAGGAAGCGCTGGATCTCGACGGCAGGTCCGCAGGCGAGGTTGAAGACGCGGGTCCGCGCACGGCCGACGCGGCTGCGGGTCTCGCGGATCAATGTCTCGATGAGATAGTCGATGCGATTGCGGTGGGCCACCACGGGCTCGGTGTGGAGCAATGCGAAGTTGAGAATTTTCGCAAAGGCCGAAGAACCTTCGTAGGGATTCCTCAACATCATGTTCACCATCTCATAGTCACCGGCATATCCGAGCGGCTTGGTGTAGGTGCGGTAGAGGAATGGCGAGCACAACACGATCGGATGCAACTCGCGTCGGACGTAGGACTTGTGGACGGCGGACTCCTCATCACCGACCTCGCGCGCGACCTTCTCGAAGCGCTCCATCGACGGCAGCACTTCCTCCACCACCCGGGCCTGGACGTTCGAGAAAATCTCCTGCTCCAGTTCATCCCGGCGGCGCGTGACCGTGGTGCGGATACCCACATCCACCCCGGTGAGCCAGTGCTGCACGCCATTGAGCATGTTCGCCATGTCCGCCACCACCAGCTTGAAAGGGTCCTGGACCTGGTTTGCGGACTTCCACTCCGTCATGAAGGACGTGAACTGGCCGCCGATGTCGGCATTGCCCGCAACGGACGAGAGGAAATCGACCTCGACCCAGCCTTCATCGAGCGTGGCTTCGCAAACGAGGACGATGCCGGTATTCAACAAGTTGCTGATCACGGCCTTGCCGTGGTAGAGCAACCGCCTCGAGGCCATGATCCGGAAGTCGGAAAGGACTTCGGAGAGCTGGAGGATACTATAGGGGTTGTATACCTCGAAAACGACGGAGTACCGCTTGATTCTCAGCAAGTTGGCTGTCAGCTCTGTCCCTTGGCTATTGCGGCACGTAATGACGCTTTGTGAGGTGTCCCCAACGAGTTCCATTGCTTTTGTTAAATTCAAGAAGTTCTAAACCGGCGGGGCGCCACCTCCGCCATTACGCGATCACGTTGCAAACCCGTGCGACGTAAGCAGGTCGCCCACCAAAAGACAACAAAGGTCATGCTGGATGGCCATTTTGCCACCGATTCAATGAATTTCAGGCAGACCGACTTTCTCACCAAGATGCCTCGGACGCGTTCCGAGCACGCGGACATCAAGCCACATTTTCACCCGCGCACCAATCTCGCGGAGGTGGGTCTTGTATCCCCCCCTGCCCTCGACATCCCGCGCATTGTAACCCACGGCATCAATGCCATGAGCCTCTGCCAGATAGATCGCACGCTCGTTCTGAAATCGCTGGGTGATGAACACGATCTCCGTCACCCCGAACACCTCCTTGGCCCGGACTACGGAATCCAGGGTCCGCAGTCCGGCGAAGTCTCCGACAATGCGGTCCGTGGGCACGCCGTGCGCCACCAAAGCCTGTCTCATCGCCTCCGGCTCGTTGTAATTCCGCTCCCGATTGTCCCCGGAAACGATCACGAAATCGATTTTTCCCGCTTTCCACAGATCCGCGGCAGCATCGATCCGGTAGCGGAAATAAAGGTTCTCCCGTCCCTCGATACGATGGTCACAGCCAAACACCAGACCGGCACGGCGGTGCGGAACGGACGCGGCATCATTGAACAGCCGTCCGCGGGAAGCGATCATCGGAGCGACATTCGCATACCCCACGAACAAGACGACGAGCAGGATCACCAGACCGCACGCTTTCAGGAAACGGCGCAGGTACCGCTTCCACCTGGATGGAGCCTGCCCCTTCATGCGCCCGCCTTGGTGGCCGGATCGGCAATCCGTTTCGGCCACAACATCATCGCCTTCATCACCTCGACAAAGCGGCTGCCCGGCAGCGGATCTTCCGGCGCGAGCACGCGGAGACGGCGCGGGCTTTCCGAGAAGCACACCTTGCGCGCGCGGCCGAGCAATTCGCCATCCACCTGGACCGGCACCTCACGTTCGGCGATGACGGTGAAGTCCTCCGACTGGAAATACTCGGTGGAGGCAGCCAGATCCACGCCACCCAGCGCAAGCCCCTTGAGAGAATCGAGCACCAGCTTGTAACCCGCTTCCTTGAACACGAGCACATCAAGCATCGAGTCCTGGTTGTCCGCCATCCGGAAGAGGCGGAACTGGCCGCCGTAGAGAGAACCATTCCCCGCGAGCACGGCCACGCCTTCCACGCGGCGACCATCGCGGCAAATCACTTCCATGCGCGGCGGCTTCTCGCCCAGCACCTTCACTGCGGAAAGCAGATAGGCCAGCGGCCCAAGCATCTTCTTGGTTTCCCAGGTGGTTTCCTCGATGACCATCGCATCGAAGCCCACCCCGGCCATCTGCATGAAGGGCGCACGGTTCGCCTCGAACAAATCGATCTCACGAACATGGCCGCGCTCGATCACCTCGAAGGCCTTGAGGAGATTGTCGTAAGGAATGCCAAGTTCGCGGGCGAAAACGTTCATCGTTCCAGCGGGCAG belongs to Luteolibacter ambystomatis and includes:
- a CDS encoding class I SAM-dependent methyltransferase, which translates into the protein MASRRLLYHGKAVISNLLNTGIVLVCEATLDEGWVEVDFLSSVAGNADIGGQFTSFMTEWKSANQVQDPFKLVVADMANMLNGVQHWLTGVDVGIRTTVTRRRDELEQEIFSNVQARVVEEVLPSMERFEKVAREVGDEESAVHKSYVRRELHPIVLCSPFLYRTYTKPLGYAGDYEMVNMMLRNPYEGSSAFAKILNFALLHTEPVVAHRNRIDYLIETLIRETRSRVGRARTRVFNLACGPAVEIQRFLREHDESDLIEIDLLDFNAETLEYTRERIQEARMAGGRETAVRYFQRSVHQLLRAASQGGEEEFTGYDVVYCAGLFDYLSQRVCKKLVELFATMVKPGGRVIVTNVAASNPRKAWMEYLMEWNLIYRDNSEMEDLVPDNVPIKSTTITADATGVNLFLDIEVGNG
- a CDS encoding response regulator → MPDPEQYDYQRYAILFVDDEEKTRKYFRRLFGDKFRILEAGDGIEALDVFRRHASEIGIIVTDQRMPNETGVGFLSKIAGDYPDIIKILSTAFSDIDAAIGSVNDGGIFRYITKPWDIPQLEVTLRRAMEFFSVKRERDALLSAKMQAMGNVLMSSRLAAFALAPVCAGIKVHRAGEAVASFIKIGVSGRGDSGGDAGLRSPDWAKLHDRQVELASALENELPAALKVDGLSSRTEALAAALETAGARISVAGGGEGSRLSSDTDPTPGLIDVLLGRSDDSAATKASVKTLAALMSIYDAGGSVRRVRGAGLTLDVGTAPAKPTGAAGTETARWLFDDDLLISSALGLI
- a CDS encoding ATP-binding protein, yielding MADPVQSQKAVDPAVLEQQFRDYEYDVAVANDRRAAVLAGLFMLAGASLDWVVYPELAWKFLGLRAFSSLLLGVVFFLLSRAAVKRPPAWISQAIPGLPTLAICAMIALTGGGDSPYYAGLNLVLLGLSILLRWSFRRTLVMVLLCFVFFAVAVMVDNHEANGRILFNNSYFLFVTAVFVLVGNHAYERLRFREFVLRKEVEEARTQLESQNRQLSELDEAKTRFFANISHELRTPLTVMLGITERLAKLPPLQNDPRGAEMTTLLGHNGLRLLKLIDDLLDLVRFDTGHADVVRQATDLQPHLDGMLRSLRHLAEQDHVALVWQVRGGDAWMVDRDKFDKIVLNLVVNAIKFTPSGGSIEVITEVSDGMLQLSVADTGVGIAPEVLEHIFERFWQVDTSSTRKFQGAGIGLALVRSLAEAMEGEVKVESQVGHGTTFRVHFPVQAAPAKAADEPEEEVESDGGVIADFHRKAALSIPSRAAPVQSPVNGYGAKQPMSIGRRTGVRPLVLIADDEPDIRRFLRMQMDDVDVIEAGDGAQALQLARQHQPQLALLDHMMPEMDGVEVCKGIRDHHATRGVSVIILTARADEQTKLAALEAGASDFLTKPFSTAELSLRLENQLAMARIRREMSDLNHELQAALDQIKENEVLLIRNEKLSALGRMSAGLIHEINNPLNYSRAGLHALETFSRSLPEDDREDYADIVGDIREGVERVSQIIADLRQFTREDPGVDGDADLVDVVERSRRMVSHQMGHDVTLKVDAPTMAPICGNTNQLVQVFINLFQNSIDAIRMRNEADPSDKVAGALDVSIESAGNSWMVTVLDNGIGIPPENVQKIFDPFFTSKDVGKGMGLGLSITHQILQRHRAQVEVESRPCEFTRFRLLFPVSGEKPVAALSSSSQSSPD
- a CDS encoding DUF3293 domain-containing protein produces the protein MVTAFNPRRNPQASAEENAHADLELHRELSARGLQPFRVTGASPDLLHQEPGWGFDTAGLAMAAEFAARFDQVAFFHIDHGGIFIHPDGSGTRWPAGTWQARLV
- a CDS encoding helix-turn-helix transcriptional regulator; this translates as MKRRDVEVVHRNGQILVLCAREPMPLSLASVARTTCYRVDRMCQVVGISERHLRRVFEEGLGITPKDWLRRERMVAARNLLREGHSVKEVSIDLGFASPKIFAREFQQFYEVSPTDFQRKDFSYRLSVA
- a CDS encoding diacylglycerol/lipid kinase family protein gives rise to the protein MAFPPRYPLLFNPKARSQRGQRTFRFLMEHSNRFYLCATNSSDEARDLASRFAAEGEPVVIAAGGDGTLNAVVSGLAGSQTALGVLPAGTMNVFARELGIPYDNLLKAFEVIERGHVREIDLFEANRAPFMQMAGVGFDAMVIEETTWETKKMLGPLAYLLSAVKVLGEKPPRMEVICRDGRRVEGVAVLAGNGSLYGGQFRLFRMADNQDSMLDVLVFKEAGYKLVLDSLKGLALGGVDLAASTEYFQSEDFTVIAEREVPVQVDGELLGRARKVCFSESPRRLRVLAPEDPLPGSRFVEVMKAMMLWPKRIADPATKAGA
- a CDS encoding SanA/YdcF family protein; the encoded protein is MILLVVLFVGYANVAPMIASRGRLFNDAASVPHRRAGLVFGCDHRIEGRENLYFRYRIDAAADLWKAGKIDFVIVSGDNRERNYNEPEAMRQALVAHGVPTDRIVGDFAGLRTLDSVVRAKEVFGVTEIVFITQRFQNERAIYLAEAHGIDAVGYNARDVEGRGGYKTHLREIGARVKMWLDVRVLGTRPRHLGEKVGLPEIH